One Microbacterium trichothecenolyticum DNA window includes the following coding sequences:
- a CDS encoding adenine deaminase C-terminal domain-containing protein, translated as MTAYTDLLPTTDELVRLRAVAAGLEAPDLIVRGGLVQSPGTEEWLERDVIVAGRHIAALTPWGHVAVDDTVEQVDARGSHVVPGFIDTHLHIEYTNLTPGELARLSVPRGTTTVLTDPNGAANVWGTAGMDLLRRTRTPLHIFEQVSPTTPTSAELERGGQVIAEEVVRARLHDDDTVTLGESNPFDLGELSTGRFRAALAAGRRLTGHTASQTGESLWGYLAAGIGDDHNARTVDEVLERVRLGTRITVMGSSLTDNTGPLFADLDAIAPALRSLSFCADDKHALDLSTEGHIDHHVRAVIRAGVDPQLAYRMATTQPALYYRLDQVLGVLAPSRLADILVIPDLADVRPAVVVVAGEIVARDGEALFANTDVIPHWARDTVHLPAELPADLFSVPAPTGADPVHVRAMEMYDGYFKRAFTARLPVDDGEVLADPAQDVLKIAVVDRHRGEAISGIGFVRGFGLRRGAIAITMNCPNMNISVVGADDASMRLAVEELGRMGGGFVTVADGEVLARVPLPVGGMMSDAPFEETAAALAAGHAATHALGCRIPSPYIILSFVGLYVVPDLGLTELGLIDAATQRFVDVLLPGPVDACGHEHEATS; from the coding sequence ATGACCGCCTACACCGACCTGCTCCCCACCACCGACGAGCTCGTGCGCCTGCGCGCGGTCGCCGCCGGGCTCGAGGCCCCCGACCTCATCGTGCGCGGTGGGCTCGTGCAATCGCCTGGCACCGAGGAGTGGCTCGAGCGCGACGTGATCGTCGCGGGCCGGCACATCGCGGCGCTGACGCCGTGGGGCCACGTCGCCGTCGACGACACCGTGGAGCAGGTCGACGCGCGCGGGAGCCACGTGGTACCGGGGTTCATCGACACCCATCTGCACATCGAGTACACCAACCTCACGCCGGGGGAGCTGGCCCGCCTCTCGGTGCCGCGCGGGACGACCACCGTGTTGACCGACCCGAACGGTGCGGCGAACGTCTGGGGCACCGCCGGCATGGATCTACTGCGGCGCACCCGCACGCCGCTGCACATCTTCGAGCAGGTCTCGCCCACCACCCCCACCTCGGCCGAGCTCGAGCGCGGCGGCCAGGTGATCGCCGAAGAGGTCGTGCGCGCCCGTCTGCACGACGACGACACCGTGACGCTCGGCGAGAGCAACCCCTTCGACCTCGGGGAGCTGTCGACCGGGCGCTTCCGCGCGGCACTCGCGGCGGGACGGCGGCTCACCGGTCACACGGCCTCGCAGACGGGCGAGTCGCTGTGGGGCTACCTCGCGGCCGGCATCGGCGACGACCACAACGCCCGCACCGTCGACGAGGTGCTCGAGCGCGTGCGGCTCGGAACCCGGATCACGGTGATGGGATCGTCGTTGACCGACAACACCGGTCCGCTGTTCGCCGACCTGGACGCCATCGCCCCGGCGCTGCGATCCCTGAGCTTCTGCGCCGACGACAAGCACGCCCTCGATCTCTCGACCGAGGGACACATCGACCACCACGTGCGCGCGGTGATCCGCGCGGGCGTCGACCCGCAGCTGGCGTACCGGATGGCGACCACCCAGCCCGCGCTGTACTACCGACTCGACCAGGTGCTCGGAGTGCTGGCGCCCTCGCGACTGGCCGACATCCTCGTCATCCCCGACCTCGCCGACGTGAGGCCGGCGGTCGTCGTGGTGGCGGGCGAGATCGTCGCCCGCGACGGCGAGGCGCTCTTCGCCAACACCGACGTCATCCCGCACTGGGCGCGCGACACGGTGCATCTGCCCGCCGAACTGCCCGCCGATCTGTTCTCGGTGCCCGCGCCCACCGGCGCCGACCCCGTGCACGTGCGCGCGATGGAGATGTACGACGGGTACTTCAAACGCGCCTTCACCGCGCGCCTGCCCGTCGACGACGGCGAGGTCCTCGCCGACCCGGCGCAGGACGTGCTCAAGATCGCCGTCGTCGACCGCCACCGCGGCGAGGCGATCTCCGGCATCGGGTTCGTCCGCGGGTTCGGGCTGCGCCGCGGGGCGATCGCGATCACCATGAACTGCCCCAACATGAACATCTCGGTGGTCGGCGCCGACGACGCCTCCATGCGCTTGGCCGTCGAGGAGCTCGGCCGGATGGGCGGGGGCTTCGTCACCGTCGCCGACGGCGAGGTCCTCGCCCGGGTCCCCCTCCCGGTCGGCGGCATGATGAGCGACGCCCCGTTCGAAGAGACGGCCGCGGCGCTCGCGGCGGGACACGCGGCCACGCATGCCCTCGGATGCCGCATCCCCTCGCCGTACATCATCCTGTCGTTCGTCGGCCTGTACGTCGTCCCCGACCTGGGCCTCACCGAGCTCGGGCTCATCGACGCGGCGACCCAGCGTTTCGTCGACGTGCTGCTTCCGGGCCCGGTCGACGCGTGCGGTCACGAGCACGAGGCGACGTCGTGA
- a CDS encoding acyl-CoA dehydrogenase family protein translates to MFRRPSPVAVPADEEHWIRLVADLAAGFAATVADDDATARLPLDHLAALSASGLDAAFLPKAAGGLGLSYAALGHVVRTLAHAHPAVATVWLMHVGAAHALVTTSPPAQAAFFAAELRAGKRFSNALSEPAGGNHFLTSQQDAEPADDGWTLTGRKLFVSGSEAADHLFLNARVDGEPGFFGVTVDDSVSFPPIEETMGMRATRSRTIVFDGTPLPAARRCGPPPADAANLISVGFAFLSIGIAEAALDAAVAAAIRSRGGSRVADAGWARQQTGLAWAEVTAAALLAERTAWLADTRSDQTMPAAMESKMLANEVAKKAAALALSLGGGGAYLVSSPIQRIFRDAQAGALMAYSVPFSAELVGDGVFEDAGAQ, encoded by the coding sequence ATGTTCCGTCGTCCTTCCCCCGTCGCCGTCCCCGCCGACGAAGAGCACTGGATACGTCTCGTCGCCGACCTCGCCGCGGGATTCGCCGCGACCGTGGCCGACGACGATGCGACGGCCCGGCTCCCCCTCGACCACCTCGCCGCCCTCTCGGCGAGCGGCCTCGACGCGGCGTTCCTGCCGAAGGCGGCCGGCGGTCTGGGACTGTCGTATGCGGCCCTGGGCCACGTCGTGCGGACCCTGGCGCACGCGCATCCGGCCGTCGCAACGGTCTGGCTCATGCACGTGGGGGCCGCGCACGCGCTGGTGACGACGTCGCCGCCCGCGCAGGCGGCGTTCTTCGCGGCCGAGCTGCGCGCCGGCAAGCGGTTCTCGAATGCGCTGTCCGAACCCGCCGGCGGCAACCACTTCCTCACGTCTCAGCAGGATGCCGAACCAGCCGACGACGGGTGGACGCTCACCGGCCGCAAGCTCTTCGTGTCGGGCTCGGAAGCCGCCGACCATCTCTTCCTCAACGCCCGCGTCGACGGCGAGCCGGGGTTCTTCGGCGTCACCGTCGACGACTCCGTCTCGTTCCCGCCCATCGAGGAGACGATGGGCATGCGTGCGACCCGCAGCCGCACGATCGTCTTCGACGGCACTCCGCTGCCCGCCGCCCGCCGGTGCGGGCCGCCGCCCGCCGATGCCGCCAACCTCATCAGCGTCGGCTTCGCGTTCTTGTCGATCGGGATCGCGGAGGCGGCTCTGGATGCCGCCGTCGCCGCGGCGATCCGCTCCCGCGGCGGCTCGCGCGTGGCCGATGCCGGGTGGGCACGGCAGCAGACGGGCCTGGCGTGGGCCGAGGTGACGGCCGCGGCGCTGCTGGCAGAGCGCACGGCGTGGCTCGCCGACACGCGTTCCGACCAGACCATGCCCGCCGCGATGGAGAGCAAGATGCTCGCGAACGAGGTCGCCAAGAAGGCGGCGGCGCTGGCGTTGTCACTCGGCGGCGGCGGCGCCTACCTGGTGTCGTCGCCCATCCAGCGCATTTTCCGCGATGCGCAGGCCGGCGCGCTCATGGCCTATTCGGTGCCGTTCAGCGCGGAACTCGTCGGTGACGGGGTGTTCGAAGACGCCGGCGCGCAGTGA
- a CDS encoding PhzF family phenazine biosynthesis protein, translating to MTEKPAVLELLAFAAEPGGGNPAGVVLDATGLDEEHMQRIAADLGHPETAFVTARAGQRIGVRYFSPDDEVPFCGHATIATAVALAEDEGPGEFVFDTAAGAVEVTTARDAEGRVTAGFTSVDPHVIDLEHDVADRLLSLLGLSRDDLDERMPLAQSFAGNLHPVVAVASRELFDAFTFPPGPLRELLDERGWKGTVIVVHVDAEIADGVVVEARNLFPVADITEDPATGSAAASLGAYLRDRIGVPAPFALTVRQGRHIGRPSVLEVEVPASGGITVRGTATPL from the coding sequence ATGACCGAAAAACCCGCCGTCCTCGAACTCCTCGCCTTCGCCGCCGAACCCGGCGGCGGCAACCCGGCCGGTGTGGTGCTCGACGCGACCGGTCTCGACGAGGAGCACATGCAGCGCATCGCCGCCGACCTCGGCCACCCCGAGACCGCGTTCGTCACCGCACGCGCGGGACAACGCATCGGCGTCCGGTACTTCTCGCCCGACGACGAGGTGCCCTTCTGCGGGCACGCCACCATCGCGACCGCGGTCGCGCTCGCCGAGGACGAGGGGCCGGGGGAGTTCGTCTTCGACACCGCGGCCGGAGCGGTCGAGGTGACCACCGCACGCGACGCGGAGGGGCGCGTGACGGCCGGGTTCACGAGCGTCGACCCGCACGTCATCGACCTCGAGCACGACGTCGCCGACCGCCTGTTGAGCCTTCTCGGCCTGAGCCGCGACGACCTCGACGAGCGGATGCCGCTGGCGCAGTCCTTCGCCGGCAACCTGCACCCGGTGGTCGCGGTCGCCTCGCGAGAGCTGTTCGACGCGTTCACCTTCCCCCCGGGCCCCTTGCGCGAACTGCTCGACGAGCGCGGATGGAAAGGCACCGTGATCGTCGTGCACGTCGACGCCGAGATCGCCGACGGTGTCGTCGTCGAGGCGCGGAACCTGTTCCCCGTCGCCGACATCACCGAAGACCCCGCGACGGGCTCCGCCGCGGCGTCGCTCGGCGCTTACCTGCGCGATCGCATCGGTGTTCCGGCGCCGTTCGCCCTCACCGTGCGGCAGGGGCGGCACATCGGACGCCCGAGCGTGCTCGAGGTCGAGGTCCCGGCATCCGGGGGCATCACCGTGCGGGGCACGGCGACGCCGCTCTGA
- a CDS encoding allantoate amidohydrolase: MTLATRLQVAPERIASAARRVMGRCEELAAVTATPGSITRVYLSPEHARVNRLAAEWMRELGMTTRQDAAGNQVGRLAPAGAPDAPALLMGSHLDTVPDAGRFDGIVGVLMALEVVRLVRRVDDEGVASSPFPFALEVVAFSDEEGTRFGKALLGSSAVAGQWDPSWWDLADADGISLREAFREFGLDPGRIGEAARRPDQLIAYLEAHIEQGPELHRSGQALAAVSSIASARRFQVVVEGEARHAGGTPYDMRRDALLGASEAALAVERICRGEHHIIGTVGQLEAFPGAVNVVPGEAHFSLDLRGEFDTTRDHTWDEISRELDAIMGRRGLRWQAREVHSAPAVFCAPLLQDVVRAGIGGEAPTLFSRAGHDAMSIGAITAVGMLFLRNPDGISHHPDEAVAGEDVAVGIRALAEAVLHLAAEPR; this comes from the coding sequence ATGACCCTCGCCACGCGCCTGCAGGTCGCACCCGAACGCATCGCGTCGGCGGCGCGGCGGGTGATGGGACGCTGTGAAGAACTCGCCGCCGTCACCGCGACGCCGGGGAGCATCACGCGCGTCTACCTCTCGCCCGAGCACGCCCGCGTCAACCGGCTCGCCGCCGAGTGGATGCGCGAGCTCGGCATGACCACGCGGCAAGATGCGGCGGGCAATCAGGTGGGCCGCCTCGCGCCCGCCGGCGCCCCCGACGCGCCGGCCCTGCTCATGGGCTCGCACCTCGACACGGTGCCGGATGCCGGACGCTTCGACGGGATCGTCGGCGTGCTCATGGCGCTCGAGGTCGTGCGGCTCGTGCGTCGCGTCGACGACGAGGGCGTGGCATCCAGCCCCTTCCCGTTCGCCCTCGAGGTCGTCGCCTTCTCGGACGAAGAGGGCACGCGCTTCGGCAAGGCCCTGCTCGGCTCGTCGGCCGTGGCGGGGCAGTGGGACCCGTCGTGGTGGGATCTCGCCGACGCCGACGGGATCAGCCTGCGCGAGGCGTTCCGCGAGTTCGGTCTCGACCCGGGCCGCATCGGCGAGGCCGCACGCCGTCCCGACCAGCTGATCGCGTATCTCGAAGCGCACATCGAACAGGGCCCCGAACTGCATCGCAGCGGCCAGGCGCTGGCCGCGGTGTCGTCCATCGCGTCGGCGCGTCGGTTTCAGGTGGTCGTCGAGGGGGAGGCCCGTCACGCCGGCGGCACGCCGTACGACATGCGCCGTGACGCGCTGCTCGGCGCGAGCGAAGCTGCCCTCGCGGTCGAACGGATCTGCCGCGGCGAGCACCACATCATCGGCACCGTGGGTCAGCTCGAAGCCTTCCCGGGCGCGGTGAACGTCGTGCCCGGCGAGGCGCACTTCTCCCTCGACCTGCGCGGCGAGTTCGACACCACCCGCGACCACACGTGGGACGAGATCTCGCGGGAGCTCGACGCCATCATGGGCCGCCGCGGTCTGCGCTGGCAGGCGCGCGAGGTGCACAGCGCCCCGGCGGTCTTCTGCGCCCCGCTGCTGCAGGACGTGGTGCGTGCCGGCATCGGCGGCGAGGCCCCGACCCTGTTCAGCCGTGCCGGGCACGACGCGATGTCGATCGGTGCGATCACCGCCGTCGGCATGCTGTTCCTGCGCAACCCCGACGGCATCAGCCACCACCCCGACGAGGCCGTGGCGGGCGAAGACGTGGCCGTCGGGATCCGCGCCCTGGCCGAGGCCGTGCTGCACCTGGCGGCCGAGCCGCGCTGA
- a CDS encoding pyridoxal-phosphate-dependent aminotransferase family protein, whose product MGPGPISAYPSVLRAMGAPLVGQYDPFMTATMNETQELYRQVWGTENEATLLIDGTSRAGIEAAMVSLIRPGDRVLVPVFGRFGHLLAEIAERALAEVHTIEVPWGQVFPVSAIREAVERVKPHLVACVQGDTSTTMLQPLDEIGEICRAHGALFYSDATASLGGNPFEMDAWGLDAATAGLQKCLGGPSGSAPISLSERAVEVARSRARVEAGIREEGDAVSSDFIRSNYFDLAMILDYWGPRRLNHHTEATSMLYGARECARVLLLEGRDAVIERHRLHGDAMLAGVQGLGLAVFGDVAHKMTNVVAVEIPEGVVGDAVRAELLSDFGIEIGTSFGPLHGRVWRIGTMGYNARTDAVLTTLAALEAVLRRHGAAVPAGGGVEAAQGVYAGARS is encoded by the coding sequence ATGGGCCCCGGCCCCATCTCGGCCTACCCCAGCGTGCTGCGCGCGATGGGGGCACCGCTGGTCGGGCAGTACGACCCGTTCATGACCGCGACCATGAACGAGACGCAGGAGCTCTACCGCCAGGTGTGGGGCACCGAGAACGAGGCGACCCTGCTCATCGACGGCACCTCGCGCGCCGGTATCGAGGCCGCGATGGTGTCGCTCATCCGCCCGGGCGACCGCGTGCTCGTTCCCGTCTTCGGGCGATTCGGCCACCTCCTCGCCGAGATCGCCGAGCGCGCGCTCGCCGAGGTGCACACGATCGAGGTGCCGTGGGGCCAGGTGTTCCCGGTGTCGGCGATCCGCGAGGCGGTGGAGCGCGTCAAGCCGCACCTCGTCGCGTGCGTGCAGGGCGACACGTCGACCACCATGCTGCAGCCGCTCGACGAGATCGGCGAGATCTGCCGCGCGCACGGCGCCCTGTTCTACAGCGACGCGACGGCCTCGCTCGGCGGCAACCCCTTCGAGATGGACGCCTGGGGCCTGGATGCCGCGACCGCGGGCCTGCAGAAGTGCCTCGGCGGCCCGTCGGGCTCTGCGCCGATCAGCCTCTCGGAGCGCGCCGTCGAGGTCGCGCGCTCGCGTGCCCGCGTCGAGGCCGGCATCCGTGAAGAGGGCGACGCGGTGTCATCCGATTTCATCCGCTCGAACTACTTCGACCTCGCGATGATCCTCGACTACTGGGGGCCGCGGCGCCTGAACCACCACACCGAAGCGACCTCGATGCTCTACGGCGCCCGGGAGTGCGCCCGCGTGCTGCTGCTCGAGGGCCGGGATGCCGTGATCGAGCGCCACCGCCTGCACGGCGACGCGATGCTCGCCGGGGTCCAAGGCCTCGGGCTCGCGGTCTTCGGCGACGTCGCGCACAAGATGACCAACGTCGTCGCCGTCGAGATCCCCGAGGGCGTCGTCGGCGACGCGGTGCGCGCCGAGCTGCTGAGCGACTTCGGCATCGAGATCGGCACGTCGTTCGGTCCGCTGCACGGTCGGGTCTGGCGCATCGGCACCATGGGCTACAACGCCCGCACCGACGCGGTGCTCACCACCCTCGCCGCGCTCGAGGCGGTCCTGCGCCGTCACGGCGCGGCCGTGCCCGCGGGCGGCGGTGTCGAGGCGGCGCAGGGCGTTTACGCGGGGGCACGCTCGTGA
- a CDS encoding ABC transporter permease yields the protein MSAELWVSILVGALALAAPLVIAGIGEGFVERAGRLNLGIEGMMILGALAGVFVAASAGPWMGLLAGAVVGAVLAAGMNALVYLLRANEIVVGVAVTMLGLGLSTYLFQLWIPAGTTNVSVDTLGRVDLGPLSEVPVLGPVLFAQSPVVYAAAVLLVLAWALARFTRFGIQVRAVGSDPISAALRGVRPREVGERALLLGGTLAGVAGAAIALGSIGAFTPGMTAGRGYIVLAIVIMGRMTPVGIALGALLFGFLQSFSLLAQSAAAQLPSEIYATLPYLVTLVVLVLTSRAQLRRHSARLRTA from the coding sequence ATGAGCGCCGAGTTGTGGGTGTCGATCCTCGTCGGGGCTCTCGCCCTCGCTGCACCTCTCGTGATCGCCGGGATCGGCGAGGGGTTCGTGGAACGCGCGGGCCGATTGAACCTCGGCATCGAGGGGATGATGATCCTCGGCGCCCTCGCGGGCGTCTTCGTCGCCGCCTCGGCCGGGCCGTGGATGGGGCTGTTGGCCGGAGCCGTCGTGGGGGCTGTGCTGGCGGCGGGGATGAACGCCCTGGTCTACCTGTTGCGCGCGAACGAGATCGTCGTGGGCGTGGCGGTGACGATGCTGGGCCTCGGCCTGTCGACCTACCTGTTCCAGCTGTGGATCCCCGCCGGCACGACCAACGTCAGCGTCGACACGCTGGGCCGTGTCGATCTGGGGCCGCTGAGCGAGGTCCCCGTGCTCGGTCCCGTGCTGTTCGCGCAGAGCCCGGTCGTGTACGCCGCGGCGGTCCTCCTCGTCCTGGCGTGGGCCCTCGCGCGGTTCACCCGCTTCGGCATCCAGGTGCGTGCGGTCGGCTCCGACCCGATCTCGGCGGCGCTGCGTGGCGTGCGTCCGCGCGAGGTCGGCGAGCGCGCGCTGCTGCTGGGCGGCACGCTGGCGGGGGTGGCGGGAGCGGCGATCGCCCTCGGCTCCATCGGCGCGTTCACTCCCGGCATGACCGCCGGGCGCGGGTACATCGTGCTCGCGATCGTCATCATGGGTCGCATGACACCGGTGGGTATCGCGCTCGGTGCGCTGCTGTTCGGCTTCCTGCAGTCGTTCTCGCTGCTGGCGCAGTCGGCCGCCGCCCAGTTGCCCAGCGAGATCTACGCCACGCTCCCCTACCTGGTGACCTTGGTCGTGCTGGTGCTCACCTCCCGCGCGCAGCTACGTCGCCATTCCGCTCGATTGCGTACCGCCTGA
- a CDS encoding ABC transporter permease yields the protein MNRFRLRSLTSTAVVVVIVVAVAMALIVFAGADPLVGLRGLVEGVSSSPYRVGELLVGAVPVAIVALTLVPALRAGVFSVGAEGQVVIGAIAATAATFAVRGVLGDAAPAPLYWLTGAAAGAAGGALFALLPAWLAARWNVNVILSTLLLNYVAAGALGWSLRTWLASPENTATPQSDKLPAAAALPDLIPGTRAHVGVLLVVVAVVVFEFWRRSPHATRVRIFAERPALARRLGATRTRTIVTTMLVSGTGAGVVGWMQVAGVNDRLLASVSGGVGFSGLAVALLGGLLPVGIAAAAVFFSALAVGAVGMQSATGTVPSSIADVIKGVLLLGVAVVAATRPGLVAPAHAAPAPAPDDGALGADETAAATAASGEPLLADASAQPRTAAEGAR from the coding sequence GTGAATCGTTTCCGGCTGCGCTCGCTCACCTCGACGGCGGTGGTCGTGGTCATCGTCGTCGCCGTGGCGATGGCTCTGATCGTCTTCGCGGGCGCCGACCCACTCGTGGGACTCCGCGGACTCGTCGAGGGCGTGTCCAGCTCGCCGTACCGGGTCGGCGAGCTTCTGGTCGGCGCGGTCCCGGTCGCGATCGTCGCCCTGACGCTCGTGCCGGCGCTGCGGGCGGGAGTGTTCTCGGTCGGGGCGGAGGGGCAGGTCGTGATCGGCGCGATCGCAGCGACCGCCGCGACCTTCGCGGTGCGCGGTGTGCTCGGCGACGCAGCACCCGCCCCGCTGTACTGGCTCACGGGGGCGGCGGCGGGAGCGGCCGGCGGCGCGCTCTTCGCCCTGCTGCCCGCCTGGCTCGCCGCGCGGTGGAACGTCAACGTCATCCTCTCCACACTGCTGCTGAACTACGTCGCCGCGGGGGCGCTCGGCTGGTCGTTGCGCACGTGGCTCGCCAGCCCCGAGAACACCGCGACACCGCAGAGCGACAAGCTCCCGGCTGCGGCCGCCCTTCCCGACCTCATCCCCGGCACCCGCGCGCACGTGGGCGTGCTGCTGGTCGTGGTGGCCGTGGTGGTCTTCGAGTTCTGGCGGCGCAGCCCCCATGCGACACGCGTGCGCATCTTCGCCGAGCGGCCCGCGCTGGCCCGCCGTCTGGGCGCCACCCGCACCCGCACCATCGTGACCACGATGCTCGTGTCGGGCACCGGCGCGGGAGTGGTGGGGTGGATGCAGGTGGCCGGCGTCAACGACCGGCTCTTGGCCTCGGTCTCGGGTGGCGTCGGCTTCTCAGGCCTCGCGGTCGCCCTGCTCGGCGGCCTCCTGCCGGTCGGGATCGCGGCTGCGGCGGTGTTCTTCTCGGCTCTCGCCGTCGGCGCGGTCGGGATGCAGTCGGCCACGGGCACCGTTCCGTCGTCGATCGCCGACGTCATCAAGGGTGTGCTGCTGCTGGGCGTGGCGGTGGTCGCCGCGACGCGCCCCGGGCTGGTCGCTCCCGCGCACGCCGCGCCCGCTCCCGCGCCGGACGACGGCGCGCTGGGCGCCGACGAGACGGCGGCCGCGACGGCCGCGTCGGGAGAGCCGCTCCTGGCCGACGCGTCGGCCCAGCCCCGCACCGCCGCGGAGGGAGCACGATGA
- a CDS encoding ATP-binding cassette domain-containing protein yields MTKAHARTDRALVARSVSRRFGAVQALDDVDFEVRAGAVHALVGENGAGKSTLAKILAGVDRPDAGTLTLGGEPYAPRDRADGRIRGVDLVPQQLSLVGELTLVENLLLAGRRRLLRRRAARASLVATLERAGVSVDLDVPTARLSQAHRQLGEIVVALAEGATTLILDEPTASLGPVEVGGLFDHLRALCDLGTAVVLITHRLDEVRAVADDVTVLSHGRRVHAGPARGLEPAAIATLMVGELPAPATRAPRAPGEIVVDLRGVSAATDAGTRLDDVTLSVRAGEIVGVAGVAGSGQDALLEVLAGLRAPASGIVRVADVADPDAAQLLAAGVAWIPEERSDALVPTLSLGQTLDVYDVARGAGRGASAGDAAERLRAFDVRPAVPSLAAGGLSGGNQQKLLLARELGRSWPGTPSGAPRLVLAYGPSQGLDLRAAQAVRERLVAAAEAGAAVLVASHDLEEIRDVADRVVVLYSGRVVADLPASEATTARVGAAMAGLTDPHPAEDTA; encoded by the coding sequence GCCGTCCAGGCGCTCGACGATGTCGACTTCGAGGTGCGCGCGGGCGCGGTGCACGCCCTGGTCGGCGAGAACGGCGCGGGCAAGTCCACCCTCGCGAAGATCCTCGCGGGCGTCGACAGACCGGATGCCGGGACCCTGACGCTCGGGGGCGAACCCTACGCGCCGCGCGATCGCGCCGACGGCCGCATCCGCGGCGTCGACCTCGTGCCGCAGCAGCTCAGCCTCGTCGGCGAGCTCACGCTCGTCGAGAACCTCCTCCTCGCGGGTCGCCGCCGCCTCCTGCGTCGCCGTGCGGCCCGCGCGAGTCTCGTCGCCACCCTGGAGCGTGCGGGGGTGAGCGTCGACCTCGACGTTCCCACCGCACGTCTCAGCCAGGCGCACCGGCAGCTCGGCGAGATCGTGGTCGCTCTGGCCGAGGGGGCGACGACCCTGATCCTCGACGAGCCGACGGCCAGCCTCGGCCCCGTCGAGGTCGGCGGACTGTTCGATCATCTGCGGGCCCTGTGCGACCTCGGTACGGCCGTGGTCCTCATCACGCACCGTCTCGACGAGGTGCGGGCGGTCGCCGACGACGTGACGGTGCTCTCGCATGGCCGCCGGGTGCACGCCGGCCCCGCCCGGGGACTCGAACCGGCCGCGATCGCCACGCTGATGGTCGGAGAACTGCCGGCCCCCGCGACACGCGCCCCGCGGGCCCCCGGCGAGATCGTCGTCGACCTGCGGGGCGTCTCCGCCGCGACCGACGCCGGCACCCGCCTCGACGACGTCACGCTCAGTGTCCGTGCCGGAGAGATCGTCGGTGTCGCCGGTGTCGCCGGCAGCGGTCAGGACGCGCTGCTCGAGGTGCTCGCGGGGCTTCGGGCTCCGGCATCCGGGATCGTCCGCGTCGCTGACGTCGCCGACCCGGACGCCGCACAGCTGCTTGCGGCGGGGGTCGCCTGGATCCCCGAGGAGCGCTCCGACGCCCTCGTGCCCACGCTCTCGCTCGGCCAGACCCTCGACGTCTACGACGTCGCGCGCGGGGCTGGCCGCGGGGCTTCCGCCGGCGATGCCGCGGAGCGCCTGCGCGCGTTCGACGTGCGACCGGCCGTGCCGTCGCTCGCCGCAGGGGGCCTCAGCGGCGGCAACCAGCAGAAGCTCCTGCTCGCGCGCGAGCTCGGGCGGTCGTGGCCGGGCACCCCCTCGGGCGCCCCGCGCCTCGTGCTCGCCTACGGCCCCTCGCAGGGGCTCGACCTTCGGGCCGCGCAGGCCGTGCGCGAACGACTGGTGGCGGCGGCCGAAGCGGGTGCCGCGGTGCTCGTCGCCTCGCACGATCTCGAAGAGATCCGCGACGTCGCCGATCGCGTCGTCGTGCTGTACTCCGGCCGGGTCGTCGCCGACCTCCCCGCTTCCGAGGCCACGACCGCGCGCGTGGGCGCGGCGATGGCCGGCCTGACCGACCCGCATCCCGCCGAGGACACCGCATGA